From one Rhodoferax sp. PAMC 29310 genomic stretch:
- a CDS encoding ABC transporter ATP-binding protein codes for MSGAPLIQLKGVTKTYGQDATALQALKGVDLSIQAGDFVAIMGPSGSGKSTAMNMLGCLDTPTSGEYLFNGVHVETLGRDPRARLRRQFLGFVFQGFNLLARTTAQENVELPLLYRGESAKARHLAATKALASVGLTGWEHHTPAELSGGQQQRVAIARAIVTEPAVLLADEPTGNLDTHRSREIMELLWALNVEHGITVLMVTHEADMAAYAKRIVHFVDGVIDSDQPNPHPTGLIAHAGAASPTAQAVQMGVH; via the coding sequence ATGAGCGGCGCACCGTTGATTCAGCTCAAGGGGGTCACCAAGACCTACGGCCAGGACGCCACCGCGCTGCAAGCCCTGAAAGGCGTGGACCTCAGCATCCAGGCGGGTGACTTTGTGGCCATTATGGGGCCCAGCGGCTCGGGCAAGTCCACCGCCATGAACATGCTGGGCTGCCTGGACACACCCACCTCCGGGGAATACCTGTTCAACGGCGTGCACGTAGAAACGCTGGGGCGCGACCCGCGTGCACGCCTGCGCCGCCAGTTTTTGGGCTTTGTATTTCAGGGCTTTAACTTGCTGGCCCGCACCACCGCCCAGGAAAATGTGGAGCTGCCCCTGCTGTACCGGGGTGAAAGCGCCAAGGCCCGCCACCTGGCGGCCACCAAAGCCCTGGCATCCGTGGGCCTCACGGGCTGGGAGCACCACACACCGGCCGAACTGTCAGGAGGTCAGCAACAGCGCGTCGCCATTGCCCGCGCCATCGTCACCGAACCCGCTGTGTTGCTGGCCGATGAGCCCACCGGCAACCTCGACACCCACCGCAGCCGCGAGATCATGGAGTTGCTGTGGGCGCTGAATGTAGAGCATGGCATCACCGTTCTCATGGTCACCCACGAGGCGGACATGGCTGCCTACGCCAAACGCATCGTGCATTTTGTCGATGGCGTGATTGACAGCGACCAGCCCAACCCCCACCCCACAGGGCTGATCGCACACGCTGGCGCCGCATCCCCGACGGCTCAGGCTGTGCAAATGGGAGTCCACTGA